The following proteins are encoded in a genomic region of Triticum dicoccoides isolate Atlit2015 ecotype Zavitan chromosome 1B, WEW_v2.0, whole genome shotgun sequence:
- the LOC119331160 gene encoding protein NETWORKED 1D-like isoform X2, with the protein MAAVSAHDSRQYSWLWVSHISPKNSKWLQENLSDMDTKVKAMIKLINEDADSFARRAEMYYKKRPELMKQVEEFYRAYRALAERYDQATGALRQAHRTISEVFPNQMPSMDESPSSAGQEVEPHTPEMPTFSRPTYESDDHNSKRNGSHSQETSALSNRKSLKQSNDLSLGAENAPRAVFDGKAQKGLNFESPEVKGKEDISNGILNMQEEISRLLAENQNLKQQMLLESERAKKAETEIQNQKDTASQLHSEKDTSILQYDQSTERLSALESELSKAQGDLKKLTDEMALEVQKLNSAESRNSMIQSELEALDQKVKLQQQELDQKLKELENLHSSFQEEHEKRMHAESALLSKGKEGAQSKEEVQRLTIEIKMANENLDELMQSKMHLESAVCELKMEVGSLTEQNHSSELLIQQLRGEINSLMDSRSELRNEIQSIMGTMSQLSAEKDGALLQHQQSVERVSVLESQLMNTQSELEVNENKVHILMKDVERKREEIHSIHGQLQNESDRQTQTEAALLMSESLHSKLEEEVKRLTQDLDTTIKKLSELENEKLNLENTSTELKKTILGLNSEMDASLLQQHQSLEKVSDLELQLSETKLKLEKSEQKMQLLELEIGQMSESVSSLELTLKDEAGKRVQAETSLRSMENMYSQSQEEVSRLHREIEKLNGKSNELENLSSELKSTILLLNTEKDATLLKNQESSMRVSDLESELSQLQAELQTSLDGETKKRIECEAALLLVTDLHSKSQDEVNKLAMDIEELTGKLSEVENIKMDLENIVNKHTKDIHILREQNLSAELIIKDLHCELGALKELNVKLEAEVGSHIGEKEAIRRDFVRQREEKENLDGIQHALAYEMNALKDSTAANQMLIEELQITNLKLKEVYAKNLIEKVLLSEKLQEMEKLSEEYSVLENSVSDANAEIEGLREKIEVLESSESSLNGEISTCVSEKDALLSELDTLGKSFAVISGKNSALEMSLCGLKAEFEDMGIKLKDSEKTCQAQLADNSALSAEKNNLFSQLQNITVVAKVLESKHSDLQDKHTSLSREKDLVYDQVRKLKGLLRTINKEYENAVKSHEMHANSLEKQISSLHEKIHDMDERLQEEEQKSMGASISVVALESSLVYAKDEYVALLNKCLKYALENHAAKILISQLEDKARYHESERKTLLKLNGRLREGISHHMKVLNIDRDLGPAEIAQDEILLQSVSDETSSILKHKEEIEDDNTLMYTELSVLSTVMLQLGTEFRDLHLQKCALEKDVEREATELISLQIKNCQLLESNDQLRQELQNNSERDHLQKIEALVLHEKLSCLAESYQASQDKITDMAEKNESLSKEHQSLIEKYNALEDENGTALRECMMLEHMSLFLRGHNNEVASALVSLTDETALLSLVKGELDNEVKVLSARAILFESENNYLKKYLVYLTEVLTTRLILLEFDLNAGRSISQELAVELESCMVQLMQKDDELLEAEENVQLMQAKNRELCGVVGALQVAIEGAKVVKGELEKKIVILTEEGTTKDGEILLLRQANETLEMDAGILKRKEQSLISAHELMSEEVEQHERESLLLIGETVTSSVNVAVYKEMALQFMMEAKAIEISAIAQKELILNKISMRDAHIEALQKNVTDMQEENAELSMQLALIGSLSNHISLLEQDALSLSKPYSTECKEETCMQEDKIGPKSHRFAGGTLELKQLMSRIEALGVVISDSKCRRDEESTDSTAKMMAVNMEIQELKTKGSSEIYSEKEKQKDGEGSKGKQVQMMKDIELDEISTYYPAYGTEASSYPVGVGNGANAEVDDEMLQLWEAAERTCKNQTAKSSSCEHEHDIEAVEEVKSEYPWSELSRGRDLGIINKLEMSSSAEPDELWGKNVVERLASDGQRLASIQESIEELKRKMGGPAKGHSEYESMSTQLRETEGLVLEQMNLNSKLAKKAENYPALSDSMNAEREGGFPSKRKMLEQVRKGSDNVARLELELQKIQYVLLKLEEEHEYTRLKVSDKRTRVLLKDYLYGRKDHRGKKKRSPFCGCVRSKSRTEP; encoded by the exons ATGGCGGCTGTGTCTGCTCATGACTCAAGGCAGTACTCATGGTTGTGGGTTAGCCATATCAGCCCCAAGAACTCCAAATGGCTCCAAGAAAATCTCAGCG ATATGGACACGAAGGTTAAAGCCATGATCAAGCTTATCAATGAAGATGCTGATTCTTTTGCAAGGAGAGCGGAGATGTACTACAAGAAACGCCCAGAGTTGATGAAACAAGTGGAGGAGTTTTATCGAGCATACCGTGCATTAGCAGAAAGGTACGATCAAGCCACCGGGGCACTTAGACAGGCTCACAGAACAATTTCTGAAGTATTCCCAAATCAGATGCCATCAATGGATGAGTCACCCTCTTCTGCTGGCCAAGAAGTGGAACCACATACTCCAGAGATGCCTACATTCTCCCGTCCAACATATGAATCAGATGATCATAACTCCAAGAGGAATGGTTCACACTCTCAGGAAACCAGTGCATTGTCAAACCGAAAAAGTCTGAAGCAGTCCAATGATTTGTCACTCGGTGCTGAAAATGCTCCTCGTGCTGTTTTTGATGGAAAAGCACAGAAAGGCCTAAATTTTGAAAGCCCAGAAGTTAAAGGGAAAGAGGATATCAGCAATGGAATATTAAATATGCAAGAAGAGATTTCGAGGCTATTAGCTGAGAACCAGAATCTGAAACAACAGATGTTGTTGGAATCAGAGCGGGCAAAGAAAGCTGAAACTGAGATCCAAAATCAGAAGGATACTGCTTCTCAGTTGCATTCTGAGAAAGATACATCTATTCTGCAGTATGACCAGTCCACTGAGCGTTTATCTGCTTTGGAGTCTGAGCTCTCTAAGGCACAGGGTGACCTCAAGAAGCTAACTGATGAAATGGCTTTGGAAGTTCAAAAGCTAAATAGTGCTGAATCACGTAATAGTATGATACAGTCTGAGCTTGAGGCTTTGGATCAAAAGGTGAAGTTACAGCAACAAGAGCTTGATCAAAAGCTTAAGGAATTGGAAAATCTCCACTCAAGCTTTCAGGAGGAACATGAAAAGCGCATGCATGCTGAAAGTGCTCTTCTTTCCAAGGGAAAGGAGGGTGCTCAATCTAAGGAAGAAGTTCAAAGGTTGACTATAGAGATCAAGATGGCAAATGAAAATTTAGATGAGCTCATGCAGAGCAAGATGCACCTGGAGAGCGCTGTTTGTGAGCTGAAGATGGAAGTCGGGAGCCTTACTGAACAAAATCACTCTTCCGAACTGCTTATACAACAACTCCGCGGTGAGATAAATTCACTGATGGATTCAAGGAGTGAACTTCGAAATGAAATCCAAAGCATTATGGGCACCATGTCACAGCTAAGCGCTGAGAAGGATGGAGCTCTACTTCAACACCAGCAGTCTGTGGAAAGGGTTTCTGTTCTGGAATCTCAGCTAATGAATACACAGTCAGAGCTGGAGGTTAACGAAAATAAGGTGCATATCCTGATGAAAGATGTGGAACGGAAGAGAGAGGAAATTCACAGTATTCATGGCCAGCTACAAAATGAAAGCGATAGGCAAACACAAACTGAAGCAGCTCTTCTCATGTCAGAGAGTCTGCATTCCAAGTTGGAGGAAGAAGTGAAAAGGCTGACACAAGATCTTGACACGACAATAAAGAAGCTAAGTGAGTTGGAAAATGAAAAGTTAAATCTGGAGAATACATCAACAGAATTGAAGAAAACCATTTTAGGTCTGAACTCTGAGATGGATGCATCACTACTTCAACAGCATCAGTCTCTGGAGAAAgtatctgatttggagttacaactCTCGGAGACAAAGTTGAAACTGGAGAAGTCTGAACAGAAAATGCAGTTACTGGAGCTAGAAATCGGACAGATGAGTGAAAGTGTCAGTAGTCTGGAGTTGACTTTGAAAGACGAAGCTGGGAAGAGGGTGCAAGCTGAAACGTCTCTCAGGTCAATGGAGAATATGTATTCTCAGTCTCAGGAAGAAGTGAGTAGGCTGCATCGAGAGATTGAGAAGCTGAATGGCAAATCGAATGAGTTGGAGAACTTGTCATCTGAACTCAAGAGCACCATCTTACTTCTAAACACCGAAAAAGATGCAACCCTTCTTAAGAACCAGGAGTCCTCGATGAGAGTATCCGATCTGGAATCTGAACTCTCACAACTGCAAGCTGAACTCCAAACGAGCCTAGATGGTGAAACCAAGAAGCGTATTGAATGTGAAGCAGCTCTCCTCTTAGTGACGGATCTTCACTCTAAATCTCAGGATGAAGTGAACAAGTTGGCCATGGACATTGAGGAGCTGACCGGGAAATTAAGCGAGGTGGAGAACATTAAGATGGATCTTGAGAACATTGTAAACAAGCATACGAAAGATATCCATATCCTCCGTGAACAGAATCTTTCTGCTGAGCTTATAATAAAAGACCTGCATTGTGAATTGGGTGCATTAAAGGAGTTGAATGTGAAACTTGAGGCTGAAGTGGGTTCACATATAGGTGAAAAGGAGGCTATTCGGAGAGACTTTGTTCGTCAAAGAGAGGAGAAGGAAAATCTTGATGGGATACAGCATGCTCTGGCTTATGAGATGAATGCTCTAAAAGACAGCACAGCAGCAAACCAGATGTTGATAGAGGAATTGCAGATTACAAACTTAAAACTGAAGGAGGTGTATGCAAAGAATTTGATTGAAAAGGTGCTTCTCTCAGAAAAGCTTCAAGAGATGGAGAAACTATCTGAAGAATATTCAGTGTTGGAGAACTCAGTTTCGGATGCAAATGCTGAAATTGAAGGACTGAGGGAGAAGATAGAAGTGTTGGAGTCTTCAGAAAGCTCTTTGAACGGTGAGATTTCCACTTGTGTTTCTGAAAAGGATGCTCTTCTATCAGAGCTAGACACCCTTGGTAAAAGTTTCGCTGTTATTTCAGGGAAGAATTCTGCATTAGAGATGTCATTATGTGGTCTGAAAGCTGAGTTTGAAGACATGGGAATAAAATTGAAAGATTCTGAAAAAACATGCCAGGCTCAGCTTGCAGATAACTCAGCTCTTTCTGCAGAAAAAAACAACTTGTTCTCTCAG CTACAGAACATTACAGTGGTTGCAAAAGTCCTGGAAAGTAAGCATTCTGATCTTCAAGACAAGCACACATCTTTGTCAAGAGAGAAGGATCTTGTATATGATCAAGTAAGGAAACTGAAGGGTCTGCTGAGAACAATTAATAAAGAGTATGAAAATGCTGTGAAGTCACATGAAATGCATGCAAACAGCCTAGAGAAGCAGATTTCTTCTCTCCATGAAAAAATCCATGACATGGACGAGAGGCTTCAGGAGGAAGAGCAAAAAAGCATGGGAGCTTCTATTAGTGTGGTGGCCTTGGAGAGTAGTTTGGTTTATGCGAAAGACGAGTATGTGGCTCTTTTAAACAAATGTCTAAAGTATGCGTTGGAAAATCATGCTGCGAAGATTTTAATATCACAGCTGGAGGATAAAGCCAGATACCATGAATCGGAGAGGAAAACATTGCTAAAGCTTAATGGGAGACTAAGAGAAGGGATTTCACACCACATGAAGGTCCTTAACATTGACAGGGATTTAGGACCTGCTGAGATAGCTCAGGACGAAATTTTGTTACAGTCTGTTTCAGATGAAACCTCCAGTATTCTGAAACATaaagaggaaattgaagatgataaTACTCTCATGTACACTGAGCTCTCAGTCCTCTCGACTGTCATGTTGCAGCTAGGAACGGAGTTCAGAGATCTGCACTTGCAGAAGTGTGCCCTTGAGAAAGACGTAGAGAGAGAAGCAACAGAATTGATTTCTTTGCAAATTAAAAATTGCCAACTTTTGGAATCTAATGACCAGCTTAGGCAAGAGCTACAAAATAACAGTGAAAGGGATCATTTGCAGAAGATTGAAGCATTAGTTTTACACGAGAAGCTATCTTGTTTGGCAGAGTCCTACCAGGCTTCGCAAGATAAAATTACTGACATGGCTGAGAAAAACGAGTCCTTGTCTAAGGAACACCAGTCTTTAATTGAGAAGTACAATGCCTTGGAGGACGAGAACGGTACTGCTCTTAGAGAATGCATGATGCTTGAACACATGTCTTTGTTCTTGAGAGGCCATAATAATGAGGTAGCATCTGCATTGGTATCTCTTACCGATGAGACGGCGTTGCTGAGTTTAGTTAAGGGTGAGCTTGATAATGAAGTCAAAGTGCTGAGTGCAAGAGCTATATTGTTTGAATCAGAAAACAATTACCTCAAGAAATATTTAGTCTACTTGACAGAAGTTCTCACGACTCGGCTTATCCTCTTAGAGTTTGACTTGAACGCGGGGAGAAGTATCTCCCAGGAATTGGCTGTTGAACTTGAGAGTTGCATGGTGCAGTTGATGCAGAAGGATGATGAGCTACTGGAAGCAGAAGAGAATGTTCAGCTCATGCAAGCAAAGAACCGGGAATTATGTGGAGTTGTTGGGGCGCTTCAGGTTGCCATTGAAGGTGCTAAAGTGGTGAAAGGAGAACTTGAGAAGAAAATCGTGATCCTGACCGAGGAGGGCACTACCAAGGATGGTGAAATTTTACTACTTCGCCAAGCAAATGAAACTCTTGAAATGGATGCTGGGATTCTGAAAAGGAAGGAGCAGAGTTTGATTTCTGCACATGAGCTCATGTCGGAAGAGGTTGAGCAACATGAAAGAGAATCTCTTCTGCTGATAGGTGAGACAGTAACCTCTTCTGTGAATGTCGCAGTCTACAAAGAAATGGCACTACAGTTTATGATGGAAGCCAAGGCTATTGAAATTAGTGCAATCGCGCAAAAAGAATTAATATTGAATAAAATCTCCATGCGAGATGCCCATATTGAGGCTCTGCAGAAAAATGTAACCGACATGCAGGAAGAAAATGCAGAACTGAGCATGCAGCTAGCACTCATCGGATCTTTGTCTAATCATATCAGTTTGCTGGAGCAAGATGCTCTTTCTCTGTCAAAACCCTACAGCACAGAATGCAAAGAG GAAACCTGTATGCAAGAGGACAAGATTGGCCCAAAGTCTCATCGGTTTGCCGGTGGAACTCTGGAGTTAAAGCAGTTAATGTCAAGAATAGAAGCACTTGGGGTGGTTATATCGGATTCCAAGTGCCGTCGAGATGAGGAGTCGACCGATTCCACTGCAAAGATGATGGCAgtaaacatggaaatccaagagcttAAAACAAAAGGCAGCTCAGAAATATATTCTGAGAAGGAGAAGCAAAAAGACGGTGAGGGCTCCAAAGGGAAGCAGGTCCAGATGATGAAGGATATTGAACTCGACGAAATATCAACCTACTATCCAGCATACGGTACAGAAGCTTCATCGTACCCAGTTGGAGTTGGCAATGGTGCGAACGCAGAGGTGGACGATGAGATGCTTCAGCTATGGGAGGCTGCAGAGAGGACGTGCAAGAACCAAACAGCCAAGTCGTCGTCATGCGAGCACGAGCACGACATAGAGGCGGTTGAGGAGGTGAAGAGCGAGTACCCTTGGTCGGAGCTATCAAGGGGAAGAGACCTGGGAATCATCAACAAGCTCGAGATGTCGTCTTCAGCAGAGCCTGACGAGTTATGGGGCAAGAATGTGGTGGAGAGGCTCGCTTCTGATGGGCAGAGACTGGCGAGCATCCAAGAGAGCATCGAGGAACTGAAGCGGAAGATGGGTGGCCCGGCCAAGGGGCACTCGGAATACGAGAGCATGAGCACTCAGCTGCGCGAGACGGAGGGGCTGGTGTTGGAGCAGATGAACCTCAACAGCAAGTTGGCAAAGAAGGCTGAGAATTACCCTGCGCTGTCGGATAGCATGAACGCGGAGCGGGAAGGTGGTTTTCCAAGCAAGAGGAAGATGTTGGAGCAGGTGCGGAAAGGGTCGGACAACGTGGCGAGGCTGGAGCTGGAGCTTCAGAAGATACAGTACGTGCTGCTGAAGCTGGAAGAAGAGCACGAGTACACAAGGCTCAAGGTGTCGGACAAGCGCACCCGGGTGCTCCTCAAGGATTATCTCTACGGGAGGAAGGACCACCGTGGAAAGAAGAAGAGGTCGCCCTTCTGCGGCTGTGTGCGCTCTAAATCCAGGACTGAGCCATGA